The genomic window TTTGTGGGCTGGGAAGCGAGTCATGATATTAATCATAGCGGTTTATCATTGCAGATCAAACGGAAAGCAGTTCAGGAATTCTCAAAATATGCCAAGGTTTTTATCACATCGGAGAAGAAGATGCCTGAGGATCTGGAAAAATATCGGATAACAATACCACCTGAGCGAATCCACGATGCTCAGTATTATGCTGCTCTGCTTTATGGGGAAAGCGCAACAATGGCTTCTGAATGCGCAGTACTGGGTACACCTGCAATTTATCTTGATAATGATGGAAGAGGATATACAGATGAGCAGGAAGAGAAGTACGGTGCTGTTTTTAACTTTACAGAATCTCCTGAGGATCAGGAGAGATCCATTGAGAAAGGGATAGAACTGTTGCAGATGAGTAATATTAATGAGATCTGGGAGGAAAAGAGAAAGAAACTTCTGGAAGATACAATCGATGTCACTGCATTCATCGTCAGTGAAATTGAAAAGTACTCGGAGAGTGTGAAATAATGTGCGGAATAGCGGGGATAATGAATTTGCATGGGAAAGGTTTCGAATATCAGGAACTCGCGATTATGGCAGATACTCTTTCCCATCGCGGCCCCGATGGCGAAGGCTTTGCGCTGCTCTCGGAGAAATTTCAGGAATGCAGGTTTTGTTCAGCTTATGAGTTAGCAAATCAAAAAGGCGGCGCATATTGTGGTTTTGCTCATCGAAGACTTTCGATTATTGATCTTTCTGATGACGGTATTCAACCGATGTCTTACGATGATGGAAGATTGTGGATTACATTTAACGGTGAGATCTTTAACTATATCGAGTTGCGAAAGGAACTTGAAACACTTGGCAGGCATTTTCATACCGCAACCGATACGGAAGTTCTGATTCAGGCATATGAAGAATGGGGAATAGATTGCCTGCATAAGTTCAACGGTATGTGGGCATTTGCAATCTGGGATCTGCATAAACAAAGGCTGTTTATCAGTCGTGACAGGTTCGGGATTAAACCACTTTACTACGTTAAATATGGTGACAAATTCGCATTCGCCTCAGAACCCAAGGCGCTGCTGAAACTCCCATGGGTTAAAAAGATTCCACACGAAAAAGCAATTGCTGATTATCTGGTTCATTCCCGTGAGGATTGTTTCAGGTGGACATTTTTTGAAGGGATAAAACAAATAGAGCCTGGGCATTTTCTTTTAATTCCTTTCGGAACCACTGAAATTCCGGACCAGAAAAGATGGTGGAATATTGAAAATACTCTGCCATCGGGAGAACTGAGTGATAACGAAGCAGCGGAAATATTTCATGACCTTTTTGAATCGTCAGTCCGCCTTAGATTGAGAAGCGATGTTCCTGTGGGAACCTGCCTTTCAGGTGGACTGGATAGCTCGGCTGTGGTTTGTGCTGCCCGTCCATGGCTATCGCCTGAAAATCAGAAATCATATTCCGCTGTCTATAATTCCACATTCGAATTGGACGAAACAACTTATATCGATGAAATAGTAAAAGATACAGGGATTAAGAATTTCCGTGTCTTTCCCGACAGCGAAGGTCTTATTGAGGATATTGAACAACTGATATACGTTCAGGATGAGCCATTCGGTTCAACAAGTCAATACGCGCAATACAAAGTATTCCAATTAGCCCGCGAGACTGGAACAACGGTTACACTGGACGGTCAGGGCGCTGACGAGGAATTGGCCGGGTATCATTATTTTTTCCCTGTGCATTTTGCAGGTTATCTGCGGAGACTCCGCTTTGTAAAATTCATCAGTGAATTTAATGCTTACCGCAATAAAACAGGTGCTGAATTCAGTACATCAATGTTTTCCACGATGGCGGGACTATTGAGTCACCGTTCAATGATCCGCCTGGCAAATCGTTACGATAAGGGTCGAGGGATAAGCTGGGTAAATCAGCGGATTGTTCAGAATGCGCGATCGATCGAGGCTCCGCAAGTTCATGAATTTGGGGATTGGCTCAACAGAAGATTATACGAAATATTTTCTGTTTCAGGACTTCCCGCACTTTTGAGATATGAGGACAGAAACTCGATGGCATGTTCGATAGAAGCCCGCCTCCCTTTCATGGACCATAGATTAGTGTCATTCATATTTTCACTTCCTGCAGACCAGAAAATCCGCAAAGGTATGACGAAACATGTTATGAGAGGCGCATTGAAAGGGATAGTACCGGAAAGGATACGCACGAGAACAGATAAGATCGGTTTTGCGACACCTGAGAATAATTGGTTTGCTCAGGAACCCATGCTGTCATATATAAAACAGATAATGAATTCCAGAATAACAAGGAATCGTGGCCTGATTGATTGTGACAAATTCAGTGAACTGCTTAATGCCAATACGGAAGGTAAAATTAACGGTGGAAGAGCGATCTGGCGTGCTGTCAATATTGAACTGTGGTTTAGAAAATTCATCGACTGATAATAAGTAAAACAACATGAAAATAGCCGAAAATAATTACGAAAATATACTGATTGAAGTTTTAGAATCAGCGAAAACAAAGGATTATGCTGGATACAGCAAATATGATGCTTTGAACAGCCCGTTTCTGAAAACGCTTGCGCTGGGGAATAAATGGATGAGGCTGATTATTACTCAGGCGATAATGCGAAATCCGATTAATTTTCGTCCTTTATTAGGTGTGATGAAATCCAGAAATCCCAAGGGAATCGCTCAATTTGCTCGATCATATCTTTTCCTGTACCAGAAAACGGGTGAGGATAAGTATCTTCGCGAAGCGAAAAGAATGCTGCAGTGGCTTGTGGAGAATCCAAGTATTAACCGGAAAAATCTGTGCTGGGGATACAATTTCATCTGGCAGAACACCATATTTCTGCAGGATATGTTCGAACCGAATGTTGTTGTTACTGTTTTTGTTGGTGAAGCGCTTATCCATGCTTACAGGGTTACAGGGAACAGGGAATATCTGGAATCTGCGGTTTCTGTAGGAAAATTCATTCTGCATGATGTCCCCGTTCTTTATGATAACGGAGATGAACGAGCTATCGCTTATGTCCTGCGAAAAGTTGACGCTATCGTGCTGAACAACAATGTGCTTGTGGGAGCTTATCTTATCAAACTGTGGAAAGAAACGCAGGATGATGAATTGAGAGTTGTCGCCGGTAAACTGTTGAATTATACATGTAACAAGCGAACTGATTATTATGCGTGGTTTTACACATATCCAAAAGGGAAATCACCAATAAGGCATGACAATTATCATACTG from Candidatus Aegiribacteria sp. includes these protein-coding regions:
- the asnB gene encoding asparagine synthase (glutamine-hydrolyzing) encodes the protein MCGIAGIMNLHGKGFEYQELAIMADTLSHRGPDGEGFALLSEKFQECRFCSAYELANQKGGAYCGFAHRRLSIIDLSDDGIQPMSYDDGRLWITFNGEIFNYIELRKELETLGRHFHTATDTEVLIQAYEEWGIDCLHKFNGMWAFAIWDLHKQRLFISRDRFGIKPLYYVKYGDKFAFASEPKALLKLPWVKKIPHEKAIADYLVHSREDCFRWTFFEGIKQIEPGHFLLIPFGTTEIPDQKRWWNIENTLPSGELSDNEAAEIFHDLFESSVRLRLRSDVPVGTCLSGGLDSSAVVCAARPWLSPENQKSYSAVYNSTFELDETTYIDEIVKDTGIKNFRVFPDSEGLIEDIEQLIYVQDEPFGSTSQYAQYKVFQLARETGTTVTLDGQGADEELAGYHYFFPVHFAGYLRRLRFVKFISEFNAYRNKTGAEFSTSMFSTMAGLLSHRSMIRLANRYDKGRGISWVNQRIVQNARSIEAPQVHEFGDWLNRRLYEIFSVSGLPALLRYEDRNSMACSIEARLPFMDHRLVSFIFSLPADQKIRKGMTKHVMRGALKGIVPERIRTRTDKIGFATPENNWFAQEPMLSYIKQIMNSRITRNRGLIDCDKFSELLNANTEGKINGGRAIWRAVNIELWFRKFID